Proteins from a genomic interval of Lactococcus protaetiae:
- a CDS encoding GNAT family N-acetyltransferase produces MKISLRTMTKEDLPIFYSWQLDESSRFQAAFMPEEKPESFDEFSKKWEQRFDDSTINAYVITLDEKSVGMVGKYEQDELPEITYWIDRAFADQGITTEAVRLLIEKIKIRPIFASVAFDNIASKRVLEKNGFVSTDSLMSYASARQNEITECIYKLEK; encoded by the coding sequence ATGAAAATCTCATTAAGAACAATGACAAAAGAAGATTTACCAATTTTTTATTCATGGCAACTTGATGAAAGCTCTCGCTTTCAAGCCGCTTTTATGCCAGAAGAAAAGCCAGAAAGTTTTGATGAATTTTCTAAAAAGTGGGAACAACGCTTTGACGATTCAACGATTAATGCTTACGTGATTACATTGGACGAAAAAAGTGTTGGAATGGTTGGGAAATATGAGCAAGATGAACTTCCAGAAATAACTTATTGGATAGATAGAGCATTTGCTGACCAAGGGATAACGACAGAAGCTGTCAGGTTGCTGATAGAAAAAATAAAAATACGTCCAATTTTTGCCTCAGTTGCTTTTGACAACATTGCCTCCAAGCGTGTTTTAGAAAAAAACGGATTTGTCAGTACTGACAGCCTGATGAGTTATGCGTCCGCAAGGCAAAACGAGATTACAGAGTGCATTTATAAATTGGAAAAGTAA
- a CDS encoding GDSL-type esterase/lipase family protein yields MKITIFGDSITNGYMAENPLILKDLIEEKMPQIEVKLHGINGDDTYGAQFRIKYVKAENADLNFVFFGANDASPYHLIRPDEYSQNLTKIIDELGADKTVLITPPYYNELEPTHYSKLSEVQLFRAAVLDLAQEKQLPVIDIFQAMADFPEPNSLLRPDGLHFTEAGYEILVGEILKFIKERH; encoded by the coding sequence GTGAAAATTACAATTTTCGGAGATTCCATCACAAATGGCTATATGGCAGAAAATCCACTGATTTTGAAGGACTTGATTGAAGAAAAAATGCCACAAATCGAGGTCAAACTCCACGGTATCAACGGCGACGACACCTACGGTGCACAGTTTCGGATTAAGTACGTGAAAGCTGAAAATGCCGACTTGAACTTTGTTTTCTTCGGTGCCAACGATGCTTCACCCTATCATCTCATCCGACCTGACGAGTATAGCCAAAATCTGACCAAAATCATTGACGAGCTGGGTGCGGACAAGACCGTCCTCATCACGCCGCCCTACTACAATGAGCTTGAGCCTACGCATTATAGCAAGCTTTCCGAGGTTCAACTTTTCAGAGCTGCCGTTCTTGACCTTGCGCAAGAAAAACAACTTCCTGTGATTGATATTTTTCAGGCAATGGCTGATTTTCCAGAGCCGAATTCGTTATTAAGACCTGATGGCTTGCATTTTACGGAGGCTGGTTATGAGATTTTGGTAGGGGAGATTTTGAAATTTATTAAGGAGAGGCATTAA
- a CDS encoding DUF5655 domain-containing protein — protein sequence MLYQIEKDKISGRIRKQEFKLEKDLQRFFEKNTSYILPNCDFIASELTVAGFRFDSLLFDNENNAFLIVEYKRKENDGVVDQGYAYLNIAESHKESLVLAYNNIKKSFREPKEFDWSQTRVLFVAPAFNKHQREAMNNKKLPFDLMTVNRYEGNIIDIDYVNKTYESAIKFPSVSRQITVKTEEDFMKKVDDSVKELYFRLRDEITSWDMDIKVAPTKVYIAFKLISNFMDVEFTTRNMRVTLNLKKGTLKDGNRVARDMSETGHRGNGDYEIRLDESTDYNYFLSLVKQAYDFQKNNN from the coding sequence ATGCTATATCAGATAGAAAAAGATAAAATAAGTGGTAGAATCAGAAAGCAAGAATTTAAACTTGAAAAAGATTTACAAAGATTTTTTGAAAAAAATACGTCCTATATTCTTCCCAACTGTGATTTCATTGCTTCGGAATTAACGGTTGCTGGTTTTAGATTTGATAGTTTATTATTTGATAATGAAAATAATGCTTTTTTAATTGTTGAATATAAGAGAAAAGAAAATGACGGTGTTGTTGATCAAGGTTATGCTTATCTAAATATCGCAGAATCTCATAAAGAATCATTAGTTTTAGCGTATAACAATATCAAAAAGTCTTTTAGAGAACCGAAAGAATTTGATTGGAGTCAGACCAGAGTGTTATTTGTAGCTCCAGCATTTAATAAGCATCAGAGGGAAGCGATGAATAATAAAAAACTTCCGTTCGATTTGATGACAGTGAACAGATATGAGGGAAATATCATTGATATTGATTATGTGAATAAGACTTATGAATCAGCAATAAAATTTCCATCTGTTTCGCGGCAGATTACAGTGAAAACAGAGGAGGATTTTATGAAAAAAGTTGATGATTCTGTAAAAGAGCTTTATTTCAGGTTGAGAGATGAAATAACATCTTGGGATATGGATATAAAAGTTGCTCCTACAAAAGTTTATATTGCCTTCAAATTAATTTCAAATTTTATGGATGTAGAATTTACTACGAGAAATATGAGAGTTACACTTAATTTGAAGAAAGGTACGCTTAAGGATGGAAACCGCGTAGCAAGAGATATGTCTGAAACAGGGCATAGAGGAAATGGAGATTATGAAATTAGGCTTGATGAATCAACAGATTATAACTATTTCTTAAGTTTAGTTAAACAAGCCTATGATTTCCAAAAGAATAATAATTAA
- a CDS encoding YkgJ family cysteine cluster protein: MKHKFQEIDIAHYRDLAQQKQKTHKKFLTGLAKKPPKNLDRVAQSVHDDVFLKIDCTLCANCCKTLGPLWTEADIERVAKHLHMKLPDFETAYLRIDEDGDKVFQTMPCPFLSTNNLCSIYEVRPKACRKFPHTDRKKIYQINHLTIKNTLTCPAAYEFVEELSEKIK, encoded by the coding sequence ATGAAACATAAATTCCAAGAAATTGACATCGCTCATTACCGCGACCTCGCCCAGCAAAAACAGAAAACGCACAAAAAATTTCTCACTGGACTTGCCAAAAAGCCACCGAAGAATCTTGACCGTGTCGCTCAATCTGTGCATGATGACGTTTTCCTTAAAATCGATTGCACTCTCTGCGCCAACTGCTGCAAGACCCTAGGACCACTATGGACGGAGGCTGATATAGAGCGCGTCGCTAAACATTTGCACATGAAACTACCCGACTTTGAAACTGCTTATCTGCGCATTGACGAGGATGGCGACAAAGTTTTTCAGACCATGCCTTGTCCCTTTTTGTCTACTAATAATCTCTGTAGTATTTACGAAGTTCGTCCCAAAGCTTGTCGCAAGTTTCCGCATACTGACAGAAAAAAGATTTACCAAATCAATCATCTGACCATAAAAAACACCTTGACTTGCCCTGCGGCTTATGAATTTGTAGAGGAATTATCGGAGAAAATAAAATAA
- a CDS encoding TetR/AcrR family transcriptional regulator, translated as MNTQDKILQVAKQLVAQKGAKSVTVTEVAERIGVTHQAAYKHFKSKKQLMEQLALLWLDEILLPVITFEGNSVHDWLWLLVSCKKRAYTEDREMFELYTHYISTNLALEDQHNQHLAQLLCDFSSENETEDYQALIQAFMVFQHPQFANRWDEHFQENFEAVWNLVADKFV; from the coding sequence ATGAATACACAAGACAAAATTTTACAAGTTGCAAAGCAGTTGGTAGCTCAAAAAGGGGCGAAAAGTGTGACAGTGACTGAGGTTGCGGAGCGTATTGGTGTGACGCATCAGGCGGCTTACAAGCATTTTAAAAGCAAAAAACAGTTGATGGAGCAACTGGCATTACTTTGGCTAGATGAAATCTTGCTTCCTGTGATTACTTTTGAAGGAAACAGTGTGCATGATTGGCTCTGGCTACTTGTTTCTTGCAAAAAAAGAGCTTACACAGAAGATAGAGAAATGTTTGAGCTTTATACGCACTATATTTCTACAAATCTCGCACTCGAAGACCAGCATAATCAACATCTGGCACAGTTATTGTGTGATTTTAGCTCAGAGAATGAAACGGAAGACTATCAAGCATTGATTCAGGCATTTATGGTTTTTCAACATCCGCAGTTTGCAAATCGTTGGGATGAACATTTTCAGGAAAATTTTGAAGCAGTGTGGAATTTGGTGGCGGATAAATTTGTCTGA
- a CDS encoding anti-sigma factor translates to MRTIMIFFYLILLITLAIGVVRFILYTIKKIRHKKLPQSHPISNLGKDFTSFANKTKWKRWGITAWIALVIISMVGALVWNINSYYMEKAYFNASNESSAYFIASAPNIIANNQIIDDYGIFSSNIHSDTYKDVDGYHVPWRSYNFGFGTLGTTNLGIPFSSPVNSENGYYTQDTGQKIATFFSTKVDYHSKDYTGILPTHDADKISKLSNHVAEVAVTFNQSYSYNDIQKMIPKNLLINWYWIGYNNPTSAIVAAQGNWYGLMSNSSPTKTNSNSQLNGKLDDKSYASFIKNLQVITQSQQLIINNFNLTKDVLKQSQKYPSLKTAKFSGVILTGRTKNFENLDKNSWVYATNVGVTTEIRPDIPPIK, encoded by the coding sequence ATGCGTACAATTATGATTTTCTTTTATCTCATCCTACTCATTACATTAGCCATCGGGGTAGTTCGCTTTATTCTCTATACCATCAAAAAAATCCGTCACAAAAAGTTGCCTCAGTCTCACCCTATCTCTAATCTGGGAAAAGATTTTACTTCATTTGCCAACAAAACCAAATGGAAACGCTGGGGAATCACTGCATGGATTGCTTTAGTAATTATTTCAATGGTTGGAGCGTTGGTCTGGAACATTAATTCCTACTATATGGAAAAAGCTTATTTCAACGCAAGTAACGAAAGTTCTGCTTATTTTATAGCTTCCGCTCCAAATATTATTGCCAATAACCAAATCATTGATGATTACGGTATATTCAGCTCTAATATCCACTCTGATACTTACAAAGATGTGGATGGTTATCATGTTCCTTGGCGTTCTTACAATTTCGGTTTTGGCACATTAGGTACAACTAATCTAGGTATTCCATTTTCCTCTCCTGTTAATAGTGAAAACGGCTATTACACACAGGACACTGGACAAAAAATTGCAACATTTTTCTCAACGAAAGTTGACTATCACAGTAAAGATTACACAGGAATTCTTCCCACTCACGATGCCGATAAAATCTCAAAACTCTCAAATCATGTTGCAGAAGTTGCTGTAACTTTCAATCAATCCTACAGCTATAACGATATTCAAAAGATGATTCCAAAAAATTTACTCATCAACTGGTACTGGATTGGCTACAACAATCCGACATCTGCTATCGTTGCGGCTCAGGGCAACTGGTATGGTTTAATGAGTAACAGTAGCCCTACAAAAACAAACAGTAACTCACAACTAAATGGAAAACTAGATGATAAAAGTTATGCCTCCTTCATAAAAAATCTTCAAGTCATTACACAATCTCAGCAACTTATCATTAATAATTTCAATTTAACAAAAGATGTACTAAAACAAAGTCAAAAATATCCTTCCCTTAAAACTGCTAAATTTTCAGGTGTTATCCTCACAGGGCGTACTAAAAATTTTGAAAATCTTGATAAGAACTCCTGGGTTTATGCGACAAATGTAGGCGTGACAACTGAAATACGACCAGATATTCCCCCTATCAAATAA
- a CDS encoding glucose-6-phosphate isomerase, translating into MAHIKFDYSKLTPFVAENELDEIQWQIDGADKLLREGKGAGSDFIGWLDLPEDYDKEEFARIQKAAQKIQSDSEVLIVIGIGGSYLGARAAIDFLNNSFVNLQTAEERKAPRILYAGNSISSSYLADLVDYVADKDFSVNVISKSGTTTEPAIAFRVFEEMLVKKYGREEANKRIYATTDKEKGAVKVNADANNWETFVVPDSVGGRFSVLTAVGLLPIAASGADITALMEGANAARKEYTSTNVRENDAYAYAALRNILYRKGKFSEILINYEPSLQYFSEWWKQLAGESEGKDQKGIYPTSANFSTDLHSLGQWIQEGTRTVFETAVRIEKPRKNINIPELDVDLDGLGYLQGKDVDFVNKKAADGVLLAHTDGNVPNMIVTLPEQDAFTLGYAIYFFELAIGISGYLNGINPFNQPGVEAYKKNMFALLGKPGFEELGKELNSRL; encoded by the coding sequence ATGGCTCACATTAAATTTGACTATTCAAAACTCACACCATTTGTAGCTGAAAATGAACTTGACGAAATTCAATGGCAAATTGACGGCGCTGATAAATTGCTCCGCGAAGGAAAAGGTGCTGGTTCAGACTTCATCGGATGGCTTGACCTCCCAGAAGATTACGACAAAGAAGAGTTTGCTCGTATCCAAAAAGCAGCTCAAAAAATTCAATCTGACTCAGAAGTCCTCATTGTTATCGGTATCGGTGGTTCATACCTCGGTGCGCGTGCTGCGATTGACTTTTTGAATAACAGTTTTGTTAACTTGCAAACTGCTGAGGAACGCAAAGCACCACGTATTCTTTATGCAGGGAACTCTATCTCTTCATCATACTTGGCTGACCTTGTAGATTATGTTGCTGACAAAGATTTCTCTGTAAATGTTATCTCTAAATCAGGGACGACAACAGAACCAGCGATTGCTTTCCGTGTCTTCGAAGAAATGTTGGTTAAAAAATACGGTCGTGAAGAAGCAAACAAACGTATTTACGCAACAACTGATAAAGAAAAAGGTGCTGTAAAAGTTAATGCTGATGCTAATAACTGGGAAACTTTCGTTGTTCCAGATTCAGTTGGTGGACGCTTCTCAGTATTGACAGCTGTTGGACTTTTGCCAATCGCAGCTTCAGGTGCTGATATTACTGCTTTGATGGAAGGTGCTAACGCTGCACGTAAAGAATACACTTCTACAAACGTTCGTGAAAACGATGCTTATGCTTATGCTGCACTTCGTAACATCCTCTACCGTAAAGGTAAATTCTCAGAAATCTTGATTAACTACGAACCATCACTTCAATACTTCTCAGAATGGTGGAAACAATTAGCTGGTGAGTCTGAAGGGAAAGACCAAAAAGGAATTTACCCAACTTCAGCTAACTTCTCAACAGACCTTCACTCATTGGGTCAATGGATTCAAGAAGGAACACGTACTGTTTTTGAAACAGCTGTTCGTATTGAAAAACCACGTAAAAATATTAACATTCCTGAGCTTGATGTAGATTTGGATGGTTTAGGTTACTTGCAAGGCAAAGATGTTGACTTCGTTAATAAGAAAGCCGCTGATGGTGTATTGCTTGCTCACACTGATGGTAATGTACCAAACATGATTGTGACTTTGCCTGAACAAGATGCTTTCACGCTTGGATATGCCATTTACTTCTTCGAGCTTGCTATCGGTATTTCTGGCTACTTGAATGGTATTAATCCATTCAACCAACCAGGTGTTGAAGCCTACAAGAAAAATATGTTTGCGCTTCTTGGTAAACCAGGATTTGAAGAACTTGGAAAAGAATTGAACTCACGCCTTTAA
- a CDS encoding nuclear transport factor 2 family protein: MNEIKMKQLIDDWAFYADSKQHEKQVALFTDSFENVTIMPDGTRQIFDSKAELLDGIKSALSNFTKTFHFNGQVKFGDNHATSYCIAHHLKPDGSLLVMYICYEDDFVEENGVVKFSRRELNIEIIEER; encoded by the coding sequence ATGAATGAAATTAAAATGAAACAGCTGATTGATGATTGGGCTTTCTACGCTGACAGCAAGCAGCACGAAAAACAAGTCGCACTCTTTACTGACAGCTTTGAAAATGTGACAATCATGCCTGATGGTACGCGTCAAATTTTTGACAGCAAGGCTGAACTCCTTGACGGCATCAAATCCGCCCTGTCAAATTTCACAAAGACCTTTCATTTTAATGGTCAGGTAAAATTTGGCGACAATCATGCGACGAGCTATTGCATCGCTCACCATTTGAAACCTGATGGAAGCTTACTTGTCATGTATATTTGCTATGAAGATGATTTTGTGGAAGAAAATGGTGTCGTCAAATTTAGTCGGCGAGAGTTGAACATCGAAATAATTGAGGAGAGATAA
- a CDS encoding MerR family transcriptional regulator, which translates to MYTVHQVAALSCVTVKALHHYDKIGLLVPATRSEAGYRLYDKADLQRLQEILFYKALDFSLTDIQKMLSAPQQRLSNLTAQRRLLTEKIQYLQTLITSLDETISAEIKGEKMTEIALFKGFKTIDEWNHALQEQNEYLQNVYQTQVKVADSDRQNSLTKEAQSFTQQVITALRADRHPSELTEIVRAHLDFQKAYQLPHTADSFVKQTAFFLSDDFHRKMLEDQQAGLAGYLDEVAQAYQKQENS; encoded by the coding sequence ATGTATACAGTTCATCAGGTTGCGGCGCTTTCTTGCGTAACCGTCAAGGCTTTGCACCATTATGACAAGATTGGCTTGCTTGTCCCAGCTACACGCTCTGAGGCAGGTTATCGGCTTTATGATAAGGCAGATTTACAGCGCTTACAGGAAATTTTGTTTTACAAAGCACTGGATTTTTCACTGACAGATATTCAGAAAATGCTGTCAGCACCTCAGCAGCGACTGTCAAATTTGACCGCGCAGCGACGACTACTGACAGAAAAAATTCAGTACTTACAGACCTTGATTACGAGTCTTGACGAAACTATCTCCGCAGAAATTAAAGGAGAAAAAATGACAGAAATCGCACTATTCAAAGGTTTTAAGACAATTGACGAATGGAATCATGCTTTACAGGAGCAAAATGAATATTTACAAAATGTTTATCAGACGCAGGTCAAAGTCGCGGATAGCGACCGTCAAAATTCACTGACAAAAGAAGCACAAAGCTTTACACAGCAAGTGATTACAGCATTACGCGCTGACAGACATCCGTCAGAACTGACAGAAATTGTACGCGCACATCTCGATTTTCAAAAAGCTTATCAGCTCCCTCATACTGCTGACAGCTTTGTCAAACAGACAGCATTTTTCTTGTCAGATGATTTTCATCGTAAAATGCTGGAAGACCAACAGGCAGGGCTTGCAGGCTATTTAGATGAAGTCGCTCAAGCTTATCAAAAGCAGGAAAATTCTTGA
- a CDS encoding MFS transporter, with the protein MNHSQLTNRVSREKLPKGSLFALFFSGFVSLLTEALPAGLLPEMSRSLHITASLTGQTVTIYALATALGAIPLARWTASWSRKRVVQTALAIVFIADLLTAFSPFFALTMFIRFIAGLGTAMIWPLLGGYASSISPESSQGKAVALALAGNPVGLALGIPMGAALGKLLDWQLVFLIAAGLVLLNFLWNFHFLIDAPGRKPEHQSKIGETLAIRGFKPILFALATYMVAHNIVYTYITDYLGRIHLASGTSLILFTFGAASILSVLLVGSLIDRYVRRLTLFSASGLAFAMFLLSVFTESPFIIFLASGLWGWFSEVRQVYLSTQRFVQLANMLIWRKRLSSLHFQVLSRLELLVAAYLSQSLALCPSVGLLCSY; encoded by the coding sequence ATGAATCATTCACAACTTACCAACCGGGTGTCAAGAGAAAAACTGCCTAAGGGTTCACTTTTCGCTTTGTTTTTCAGTGGCTTTGTTTCGCTATTGACAGAGGCACTGCCTGCTGGACTGCTTCCTGAGATGTCAAGAAGCTTGCACATTACTGCTTCTTTGACAGGGCAAACCGTTACGATTTATGCACTTGCGACTGCTTTAGGCGCCATTCCTCTTGCCAGGTGGACTGCGTCTTGGTCACGCAAACGTGTGGTGCAAACGGCACTCGCTATCGTCTTTATCGCTGATTTATTGACTGCTTTTTCGCCATTTTTTGCCTTGACTATGTTTATTCGTTTCATTGCTGGGCTTGGGACGGCGATGATTTGGCCTTTGCTTGGCGGTTACGCTTCTAGTATTTCGCCAGAAAGCAGTCAAGGAAAAGCTGTGGCTCTCGCTTTGGCTGGAAATCCTGTCGGTTTAGCGTTAGGGATTCCAATGGGGGCGGCACTGGGCAAGCTTTTGGACTGGCAGTTGGTCTTTTTGATCGCAGCAGGACTTGTTTTGCTTAATTTTTTGTGGAATTTTCATTTCCTGATTGATGCCCCTGGGCGTAAACCTGAGCATCAGTCCAAGATTGGAGAAACACTTGCTATTCGAGGATTTAAGCCTATTCTTTTCGCCCTTGCGACTTATATGGTGGCACATAATATCGTTTACACCTATATCACGGACTATCTCGGACGGATTCACTTAGCTTCTGGGACAAGTTTGATTTTGTTTACTTTTGGAGCGGCTTCTATTTTGAGTGTGCTTTTAGTTGGCTCACTCATTGATCGCTACGTACGTCGTCTGACTTTGTTTTCAGCTTCTGGATTGGCATTCGCAATGTTTCTATTGTCAGTTTTCACAGAGAGTCCTTTTATCATTTTTCTTGCTAGTGGACTTTGGGGTTGGTTTTCGGAAGTTCGGCAAGTTTATTTATCCACTCAGCGATTCGTGCAACTGGCAAATATGCTGATATGGCGCAAGCGCTTGTCGTCACTGCATTTTCAGGTTCTATCTCGATTGGAGCTTTTAGTGGCGGCTTACTTATCTCAATCTTTGGCACTTTGTCCATCAGTTGGGCTGCTATGCTCTTACTGA
- a CDS encoding valine--tRNA ligase: MTTELPTKFNPKEVEEGRYEKWLAQGVFKPSGDKKAHPYSIVIPPPNVTGKLHLGHAWDTTLQDIIIRQKRMQGFDTLWLPGMDHAGIATQAKVAARLAEDGILPQDLGREKFLEKAWEWKDEYAETIHQQWAKMGISVDYDRERFTLDEGLNKAVRKVFVELYKKGWIYQGEKIINWDPKAQTALSDIEVIHKDVEGAFYHVNYASADGSIVLEVATTRPETFFGDTAVAVNPADERYNKYIGKTVILPIINKEIPIIGDEHADMEKGTGVVKITPAHDPNDFLVGQRHDLPQVNVMNADGTMNELCGPDYDGLDRFEARKKVVAEFEKLGVLVKIEPIHHEVGHSERTGVIVEPRLSKQWFVKMDGLAKNAIAHQRKEDGTDDVVTFYPPRFGDAYLQWMENVHDWVISRQLWWGHQIPAWYKDGEVYVGEEAPEGDGWVQEEDVLDTWFSSALWPFSTMGWPDENAEDFKRYYPTSTLVTGYDIIPFWVSRMIFQGLEFTGQSPFERALIHGLIRDEQGRKMSKSLGNGIDPMDVIEQYGTDALRWFLSNGSAPGQDVRFSYDKMDAAWNFINKIWNVSRYILMNAESISADKVSSVLTELSAGKVGNVTDRWILTRLNDTVARVTEQMDKFEFGVAGHILYNFIWDEFANWYLELTKEVMFGDDEAEKDVTRSVLLHVLDNVLRLLHPIMPFFTEEIFEKLPNTSGSIVVADYPTVRPEFDDEKASDGVALLIELITAVRNIRAEVNTPLSKKVPIFVKSDNADFLNSVKLYIVRFANPSELTISAELTAPEQAMSAVITGAEIYLPLAGLINIDEEIARLNKELAKWQKELDLVNRKLSNEKFVANAKVEVVQKEKEKLQDYLDKFNATQARIEELKK; this comes from the coding sequence ATGACAACAGAACTACCAACAAAATTCAACCCAAAAGAAGTAGAAGAAGGTCGCTATGAAAAATGGTTGGCACAAGGCGTTTTTAAGCCGAGTGGCGATAAAAAAGCGCACCCTTACAGCATTGTGATTCCGCCGCCAAATGTGACGGGTAAGCTCCACTTAGGGCACGCTTGGGATACAACGCTACAAGATATTATCATTCGTCAAAAGCGGATGCAGGGCTTTGACACGCTGTGGCTGCCAGGGATGGATCACGCAGGAATTGCCACGCAGGCGAAAGTGGCCGCACGTTTGGCTGAAGACGGAATTTTGCCGCAAGACCTTGGACGTGAGAAGTTCCTTGAAAAAGCGTGGGAGTGGAAAGATGAGTATGCCGAGACCATCCATCAACAATGGGCGAAAATGGGTATTTCGGTCGATTATGACCGTGAGCGTTTCACTCTTGATGAAGGGCTGAACAAGGCGGTGCGCAAGGTTTTTGTTGAGCTTTACAAAAAAGGCTGGATTTATCAGGGCGAGAAAATCATCAACTGGGATCCGAAAGCTCAGACGGCGCTGTCAGATATCGAGGTCATTCACAAGGATGTGGAGGGCGCCTTTTATCATGTGAATTATGCCTCTGCGGACGGTTCTATCGTGCTGGAGGTCGCAACGACACGGCCTGAGACTTTCTTTGGCGACACAGCGGTGGCGGTCAATCCTGCGGATGAGCGTTACAACAAATACATCGGGAAAACCGTGATTTTGCCGATTATCAATAAGGAAATCCCGATCATTGGCGACGAGCACGCAGATATGGAAAAGGGCACAGGTGTCGTGAAAATCACGCCTGCGCATGATCCGAATGACTTTTTGGTTGGGCAGCGGCATGATTTGCCACAGGTGAATGTCATGAATGCCGATGGCACGATGAATGAACTCTGTGGACCTGACTATGACGGGCTTGACCGTTTTGAAGCACGCAAAAAAGTGGTGGCAGAGTTTGAAAAGCTGGGGGTTTTGGTTAAAATCGAGCCGATTCATCACGAAGTAGGGCATTCTGAGCGGACGGGTGTGATTGTGGAGCCACGTTTGTCTAAACAGTGGTTTGTAAAAATGGACGGGCTGGCTAAAAATGCCATCGCGCATCAACGCAAAGAAGACGGTACAGATGATGTCGTAACTTTCTATCCGCCACGATTTGGCGATGCTTATTTGCAATGGATGGAAAATGTCCATGACTGGGTCATCAGTCGTCAGCTCTGGTGGGGTCATCAGATTCCAGCGTGGTACAAGGACGGTGAGGTTTATGTTGGTGAGGAAGCACCAGAGGGCGACGGCTGGGTACAGGAAGAAGATGTGCTGGACACTTGGTTTAGCTCGGCTTTGTGGCCTTTTAGCACGATGGGCTGGCCTGATGAAAATGCGGAAGACTTCAAACGTTACTATCCAACCAGCACACTCGTGACAGGCTATGACATCATTCCTTTCTGGGTGTCACGCATGATTTTCCAAGGGCTTGAGTTTACAGGTCAATCGCCATTTGAGCGTGCGCTGATTCACGGCCTCATCCGTGATGAGCAAGGGCGCAAGATGTCGAAATCGCTCGGCAATGGGATTGATCCGATGGATGTCATCGAGCAGTATGGCACGGACGCGCTCCGCTGGTTCCTGTCAAATGGCTCTGCGCCTGGTCAGGACGTGCGTTTCAGCTATGATAAGATGGATGCTGCTTGGAATTTCATTAACAAGATTTGGAATGTCAGCCGTTATATTCTGATGAATGCAGAGTCTATCAGTGCTGACAAGGTTTCGTCAGTACTGACAGAACTGTCAGCTGGAAAAGTTGGCAACGTGACTGACCGCTGGATTTTGACACGGCTCAATGACACGGTTGCGCGCGTGACTGAGCAGATGGACAAGTTTGAGTTCGGAGTTGCGGGTCACATTCTCTACAATTTCATTTGGGACGAGTTCGCCAACTGGTATTTGGAGCTGACAAAAGAAGTCATGTTCGGTGATGATGAGGCAGAAAAAGATGTAACGAGAAGCGTTCTCTTGCACGTTTTGGACAATGTGCTGCGTTTGTTGCACCCGATTATGCCTTTCTTCACGGAAGAAATTTTTGAAAAATTGCCAAATACGTCAGGCTCCATCGTGGTGGCAGACTATCCGACAGTTCGCCCAGAATTTGACGATGAAAAGGCATCTGACGGAGTCGCACTGCTGATTGAGCTGATTACCGCGGTGCGAAATATTCGCGCGGAAGTCAATACGCCATTGTCAAAGAAAGTACCAATTTTTGTCAAATCTGACAATGCAGACTTCCTGAACTCTGTCAAACTTTATATTGTGCGCTTCGCCAATCCGTCAGAACTGACAATTTCAGCGGAACTGACAGCGCCCGAACAAGCCATGTCAGCGGTCATCACAGGCGCAGAAATTTACCTGCCACTTGCAGGACTCATCAACATTGACGAAGAAATCGCGCGCTTGAACAAAGAACTTGCCAAATGGCAAAAAGAGCTTGACCTTGTCAACCGCAAGCTGTCAAATGAGAAATTTGTCGCCAATGCCAAGGTTGAGGTCGTGCAGAAAGAAAAGGAAAAATTACAGGATTACCTTGATAAGTTCAATGCCACTCAGGCACGAATTGAAGAACTGAAAAAATAA